In Spea bombifrons isolate aSpeBom1 chromosome 12, aSpeBom1.2.pri, whole genome shotgun sequence, the following proteins share a genomic window:
- the SYT3 gene encoding synaptotagmin-3, with product MSGDYEEDFCQATVMLLKELCFGSERFKEQEKCLEFSDMLRSRGMTRYMDTDVSVSLLSVIVTFCGIVLLGVSLFVSWKLCWIPWRDKGSSQTQRKDYGHHGHLHHSHYGDLLVDRVELGPEMPERSYLDMDSYPETNIKNSQTSPDIPVESQTGPKESQIPYAQSHQQVANIAPATRYSTLPRPMTQQLSSPDFSGHVDEKPEQTTSIGQIKPELYKQRSADAEMKKQEATSCGRISFVLRYAYNTEQLVVKILKALDLPAKDANGFSDPYVKMYLLPDRKKKFQTKVHRKTLNPIFNETFHFNVPFNELQNRKLHFSIYDFDRFTRHDLIGQVVLDNLLEYSNPTEESPIWRDILEASSEKADLGEINFSLCYLPTAGRLTVTIIKATNLKAMDLTGFSDPYVKASLICEGRRLKKRKTSIKKNTLNPTYNEALVFDIPNENMDHVSLTIAVMDYDCIGHNEVIGMCRVGSDADMPGREHWNEMLANPRKPIEHWHQLVEEKALSSFVTKSPPPREKPSIIVDNTHSD from the exons ATGTCCGGGGACTATGAAGAGGATTTTTGCCAAGCCACCGTCATGCTGCTGAAGGAATTGTGCTTTGGCAGCGAACGCTTTAAAGAACAGGAAAAATGTTTGGAGTTTTCCGACATGCTCCGAAGCCGGGGCATGACGCGATACATGGATACAG ATGTCTCTGTAAGCCTACTGTCTGTCATTGTCACCTTCTGTGGGATTGTCCTTCTTGGGGTCTCGCTCTTTGTTTCCTGGAAGTTGTGTTGGATTCCATGGAGGGACAAAGGATCGTCCCAGACCCAACGCAAAGATTACGGACACCATGGCCATCTCCACCATTCCCACTATGGGGACCTGCTGGTCGACCGCGTGGAGCTTGGACCTGAGATGCCTGAACGCTCTTATTTAGATATGGATTCTTACCCAGAAACCAACATTAAAAATAGTCAGACGTCTCCTGACATACCAGTGGAAAGTCAGACTGGGCCTAAGGAATCGCAGATACCTTATGCACAGTCCCACCAGCAAGTAGCAAACATAGCGCCGGCCACAAG GTACAGTACGCTGCCAAGACCCATGACCCAACAGTTGTCTAGCCCTGATTTCTCAGGTCACGTGGATGAGAAACCAGAGCAAACCACCAGCATTGGTCAGATCAAGCCAGAGTTGTATAAGCAACGTTCAGCGGACGCGGAGATGAAAAAACAAGAAGCCACCAGCTGCGGACGGATCAGCTTTGTCCTGCGTTACGCCTACAATACCGAACAGCTGGTGGTCAAGATTCTTAAAGCCTTAGACCTCCCGGCGAAAGATGCCAACGGGTTCTCAGACCCGTATGTGAAGATGTATCTGCTGCCAGATCGCAAGAAAAAGTTCCAGACTAAAGTTCATAGAAAGACTCTTAACCCAATCTTTAATGAGACATTCCATTTTAACGTGCCCTTTAATGAGCTTCAGAACCGCAAGTTGCACTTCAGTATTTACGACTTCGACAGGTTTACTCGACATGACCTGATTGGGCAGGTTGTGCTGGATAACCTGCTGGAGTACTCCAATCCTACAGAAGAGAGTCCCATCTGGCGAGACATCTTGGAAGCCAGCTCC gaGAAAGCTGATTTGGGTGAAATTAACTTCTCGCTCTGTTACCTCCCGACCGCCGGCCGTCTCACTGTTACAATTATAAAAGCGACCAACTTAAAGGCTATGGATTTGACCGGTTTCTCAG ATCCGTACGTGAAAGCCTCTCTCATCTGCGAGGGACGGAGGCTGAAGAAACGGAAAACGTCGATAAAGAAGAACACGTTAAACCCGACGTATAACGAGGCGCTCGTGTTTGACATTCCCAATGAGAATATGGACCATGTCAGCCTCACAATCGCAGTAATGGACTATGATTG TATAGGACATAACGAGGTTATTGGAATGTGTCGGGTGGGCAGCGATGCAGATATGCCTGGCAGAGAGCACTGGAACGAGATGTTGGCAAACCCTCGGAAGCCCATAGAACACTGGCATCAGCTGGTGGAG GAGAAGGCTCTTAGCAGTTTTGTGACAAAATCACCCCCTCCTCGAGAGAAGCCAAGTATAATCGTGGACAATACGCATTCTGACTAG